Proteins from one Bacteroides zhangwenhongii genomic window:
- the tgt gene encoding tRNA guanosine(34) transglycosylase Tgt, with protein sequence MTFELQYTDTKSNARAGLITTDHGQIQTPIFMPVGTLGTVKGVHLTELKEDIQAQIILGNTYHLYLRPGLDVIEKAGGLHRFNGFDRPMLTDSGGFQVFSLAGIRKLREEGAEFRSHIDGSKHIFTPEKVMDIERTIGADIMMAFDECPPGDSDYAYAKKSLGLTHRWLDRCIQRFSETEPKYGYNQSLFPIVQGCVYPDLRKQSAEFVASKGADGNAIGGLAVGEPVDKMYEMIEIVNEILPKDKPRYLMGVGTPVNILEGIERGVDMFDCVMPTRNGRNGMLFTKDGIINMRNKKWETDFSPIEADGASYVDTLYSKAYLRHLFHAQELLAMQIASIHNLAFYLWLAGEARKHIIAGDFSTWKPMMVRKVSTRL encoded by the coding sequence ATGACATTTGAGTTACAATATACAGACACTAAAAGTAATGCCCGTGCCGGTCTGATAACCACTGACCACGGGCAGATACAAACCCCTATCTTCATGCCGGTGGGAACATTGGGCACTGTCAAAGGGGTGCATCTGACAGAACTGAAAGAAGACATCCAGGCACAGATCATTCTAGGGAATACTTATCATCTCTATTTACGTCCGGGATTGGATGTTATCGAGAAAGCCGGTGGCTTGCATCGCTTCAACGGCTTTGATCGCCCCATGCTGACAGACAGTGGTGGTTTTCAAGTATTTTCGCTAGCCGGAATCCGGAAACTCCGTGAAGAAGGAGCCGAGTTCCGTTCACATATTGATGGCAGCAAGCATATCTTCACTCCGGAAAAAGTGATGGATATAGAACGTACCATCGGAGCGGACATCATGATGGCTTTCGATGAATGCCCTCCCGGAGATTCAGACTATGCGTATGCTAAAAAGTCGTTAGGGCTGACCCACAGATGGCTCGACCGCTGCATACAACGTTTTAGTGAAACCGAACCTAAGTATGGCTACAATCAGTCGCTATTCCCTATTGTTCAAGGATGTGTTTACCCCGATCTGCGCAAACAATCTGCGGAGTTTGTGGCTTCCAAAGGAGCGGACGGAAATGCTATCGGCGGATTGGCAGTAGGCGAACCCGTCGATAAGATGTATGAGATGATCGAAATTGTCAACGAGATTCTGCCTAAAGACAAGCCCCGTTATTTGATGGGTGTCGGTACTCCTGTCAACATCCTTGAAGGGATAGAACGCGGCGTAGATATGTTCGACTGCGTAATGCCTACACGCAACGGACGAAATGGAATGCTGTTTACCAAAGACGGTATCATCAATATGCGAAACAAAAAATGGGAAACGGATTTCTCCCCCATTGAGGCGGACGGTGCTTCCTATGTAGACACGCTGTACAGCAAAGCGTATTTGCGCCATCTTTTCCATGCACAAGAACTGTTGGCCATGCAAATTGCTTCCATACATAATCTGGCATTTTATTTATGGCTGGCAGGCGAAGCACGAAAACATATTATCGCCGGAGATTTCTCAACCTGGAAACCGATGATGGTCAGAAAAGTATCAACTAGATTATAA
- a CDS encoding LptF/LptG family permease, producing MKSNRFIKRLDWYIIKKFLGTYVFAIALIISIAVVFDFNEKMDKLMEHEAPWSKIIFEYYMNFIPYFSNLFSPLFVFIAVIFFTSKLAENSEIIAMFSTGMSFKRMMRPYMISAAIIALTTFMLSSYVIPKGSVTRLNFEDRYIKPKKQNTARNVQLEVDSGVIAYIDNYNNAMKTGNRFSLDKFVDKKLVSHLTARRVTYDTTTVHKWTIHDYMIRELDGLKEKITKGDRIDSIINMEPSDFLIMKNQQEMLTSPQLSDYIEKQKRRGFANIKEFEIEYHKRIAMSFASFILTIIGVSLSSRKTKGGMGLHLGIGLGLSFSYILFQTITSTFAINGNVPPVIAVWIPNILYAGIAFFLYQKAPK from the coding sequence ATGAAAAGCAATCGATTCATAAAGCGGCTGGACTGGTATATCATCAAGAAATTCTTGGGAACATACGTATTTGCTATTGCATTGATCATTTCTATTGCAGTAGTATTCGACTTTAACGAGAAGATGGATAAACTGATGGAACATGAAGCGCCATGGAGTAAAATCATTTTCGAATACTACATGAACTTTATCCCCTACTTCTCCAATCTGTTCAGTCCGTTGTTCGTGTTCATTGCCGTCATTTTCTTTACTTCAAAACTAGCGGAGAACTCAGAGATTATCGCCATGTTCTCCACCGGAATGAGTTTCAAGAGAATGATGCGTCCTTATATGATTTCTGCGGCCATTATCGCATTAACGACCTTTATGCTAAGTTCGTACGTAATCCCTAAAGGAAGCGTCACCCGCCTGAACTTTGAAGACCGGTATATCAAACCCAAGAAACAGAATACGGCACGCAACGTACAGCTGGAAGTGGATAGCGGTGTCATTGCATACATTGACAATTATAATAATGCCATGAAAACAGGCAACCGTTTCTCGTTGGATAAATTCGTCGACAAGAAGCTGGTTTCTCACTTGACAGCACGTCGTGTAACGTATGATACAACCACCGTCCATAAATGGACGATTCATGACTACATGATACGTGAGTTGGACGGCTTGAAAGAAAAAATCACCAAAGGAGACCGGATAGACTCGATTATCAATATGGAACCGTCCGACTTCCTCATCATGAAGAATCAACAGGAAATGCTCACCAGCCCTCAATTGAGTGACTATATTGAGAAACAAAAACGAAGAGGATTTGCCAATATCAAAGAGTTTGAAATTGAATATCATAAACGAATCGCCATGTCGTTCGCCTCTTTCATCCTGACAATTATCGGTGTTTCTCTTTCGTCACGAAAGACCAAAGGAGGTATGGGTCTCCACCTGGGTATCGGACTGGGACTGAGCTTCTCATATATCTTATTCCAGACAATTACTTCTACATTTGCCATCAACGGTAATGTACCTCCTGTGATTGCAGTATGGATTCCCAATATCCTTTATGCAGGTATCGCCTTCTTCCTGTATCAAAAGGCGCCGAAGTAG
- a CDS encoding thioredoxin-like domain-containing protein encodes MKYVKWIFVVLLICSLTAFVEKDKPTGGLSEGDVAPDFKIESTSEEQPAFKLGNLKGKYVLLSFWASYDAQSRMQNVSLSNALRSSHNVEMVSISFDEYQSIFKETVRKDQIVTPTCFVETEGEDSGLFKKYRLNRGFTNYLLDVNGVIIAKNISAADLSAYVKEIG; translated from the coding sequence ATGAAGTATGTAAAGTGGATTTTTGTTGTATTACTAATTTGTTCCTTGACCGCTTTCGTTGAGAAAGACAAACCTACCGGAGGTTTGAGTGAGGGTGATGTAGCCCCGGATTTTAAAATCGAATCTACATCGGAAGAGCAACCTGCCTTTAAGTTGGGAAATTTGAAAGGAAAGTATGTGTTGCTAAGTTTTTGGGCAAGTTATGACGCGCAATCCCGGATGCAAAACGTAAGTTTAAGCAATGCGCTTCGTTCTTCTCATAATGTGGAAATGGTTTCTATTTCGTTTGACGAATATCAGTCAATTTTTAAGGAAACCGTTCGTAAGGACCAAATAGTTACGCCCACTTGTTTCGTGGAAACAGAAGGCGAGGACTCCGGATTATTTAAGAAATACCGTTTGAACCGGGGGTTCACCAACTATTTATTGGATGTAAATGGTGTAATTATAGCCAAAAACATCTCTGCTGCAGATCTTTCTGCTTATGTAAAGGAGATTGGTTGA
- the serB gene encoding phosphoserine phosphatase SerB, which translates to MQPSSTELILIRVTGEDRPGLTSSVTEILAKYDATILDIGQADIHNTLSLGILFKSEERHSGFIMKELLFKASSLGVTIRFEPITTEQYDNWVGMQGKNRYILTVLGRKLSARQISAATSVLAEQGMNIDAIKRLTGRIPLDECDTDARTRACIEFSVRGTPKDRIAMQESLMKLASELEMDFSFQLDNMYRRMRRLICFDMDSTLIETEVIDELAIRAGVGDEVKAITESAMRGEIDFTESFTRRVALLKGLDESVMQEIAENLPITEGVDRLMYVLKKYGYKIAILSGGFTYFGQHLQKKYGIDYVYANELEIIDGKLTGRYLGDVVDGKRKAELLRLIAQVEKVDIAQTIAVGDGANDLPMLGIAGLGIAFHAKPKVVANAKQSINTIGLDGVLYFLGFKDSYLNM; encoded by the coding sequence ATGCAACCATCAAGTACTGAATTGATTCTGATTCGAGTTACCGGCGAAGATCGTCCGGGGCTTACCTCATCCGTGACCGAAATATTAGCTAAATATGATGCTACTATCCTCGATATCGGGCAGGCGGATATTCATAATACGCTATCGCTAGGTATTCTTTTCAAGAGTGAAGAAAGACATTCCGGATTTATCATGAAGGAATTATTATTCAAAGCATCCTCTTTGGGAGTAACCATCCGGTTCGAACCAATTACAACCGAGCAATACGACAATTGGGTAGGTATGCAAGGCAAGAACCGCTATATCTTGACGGTGCTTGGCCGCAAACTGTCTGCGCGTCAAATATCGGCAGCCACCAGCGTATTGGCAGAGCAAGGAATGAATATCGATGCAATCAAGCGCCTTACGGGTAGAATCCCTTTGGATGAATGCGATACGGATGCACGCACACGCGCTTGCATAGAATTTTCAGTGAGAGGTACTCCCAAAGACCGCATCGCCATGCAAGAAAGCCTGATGAAGTTAGCCAGCGAACTGGAGATGGACTTTTCTTTTCAGTTGGATAATATGTATCGACGTATGCGCCGTCTGATCTGCTTTGATATGGATTCCACACTTATCGAAACCGAAGTTATTGATGAGCTCGCCATCCGCGCCGGCGTAGGCGATGAAGTAAAGGCCATTACGGAAAGCGCCATGCGTGGCGAAATAGACTTTACCGAAAGCTTTACCCGCCGCGTAGCCCTATTGAAAGGACTCGATGAATCCGTCATGCAGGAGATTGCAGAAAACTTACCTATCACAGAAGGAGTAGACAGACTAATGTATGTATTGAAGAAGTATGGCTACAAAATAGCAATTCTGTCGGGAGGTTTCACCTATTTCGGCCAACACCTGCAAAAGAAGTATGGTATAGACTATGTATATGCGAATGAGCTGGAAATTATTGATGGAAAGCTCACCGGACGTTATTTGGGAGATGTGGTAGACGGAAAGCGCAAAGCCGAACTACTCCGTTTAATTGCCCAAGTAGAAAAAGTGGATATCGCGCAGACCATTGCCGTAGGTGACGGGGCCAATGACCTCCCCATGCTGGGAATTGCCGGATTGGGGATAGCATTCCATGCCAAACCCAAAGTAGTAGCAAATGCCAAACAGTCTATCAATACCATCGGACTTGATGGGGTGCTCTATTTTCTTGGATTCAAAGATTCTTATTTGAATATGTAA
- a CDS encoding DEAD/DEAH box helicase, whose translation MKFSELQLNANVLEALDAMRFDECTPIQEQAIPIILEGKDLIAVAQTGTGKTAAFLLPVLNKLSEGNHPEDAINCIIMSPTRELAQQIDQQMEGFSYFMPVSSVAVYGGNDGILFEQQKKGLTLGADVVIATPGRLIAHLSLGYVDLSKVSYFILDEADRMLDMGFYDDIMQIVKYLPKERQTIMFSATMPAKIQQLANTILNNPSEIKLAVSKPAEKIIQAAYVCYENQKLGIIRSLFADEVPERVIIFASSKIKVKEVAKALMAMKLNVGEMHSDLEQAQRETVMHEFKAGRVNILVATDIVARGIDIDDIRLVINFDVPHDSEDYVHRIGRTARANNDGVALTFVSEKEQSNFKSIENFLEKDIYKIPIPAELGEAPEYKPRSFSKSRYGSNPKRRNFRGKNGNNNKSKNRPSPRQQN comes from the coding sequence ATGAAGTTTTCCGAACTACAATTAAACGCGAATGTGCTTGAGGCGCTTGACGCCATGCGATTTGACGAATGCACACCTATTCAGGAACAAGCAATTCCAATTATACTTGAAGGTAAAGATCTGATAGCAGTAGCGCAGACAGGTACGGGTAAAACCGCCGCTTTTCTGCTCCCTGTATTAAATAAACTATCCGAAGGAAACCATCCGGAAGATGCGATCAACTGCATTATCATGTCCCCTACCCGGGAACTGGCTCAGCAAATCGACCAACAGATGGAAGGATTCTCCTATTTTATGCCGGTATCAAGCGTCGCTGTATATGGCGGTAATGACGGCATTCTGTTCGAACAGCAGAAAAAAGGACTTACATTAGGAGCTGATGTTGTTATTGCGACTCCGGGACGTCTGATCGCCCATCTGAGTCTCGGATATGTAGACCTCTCCAAAGTTTCTTATTTCATTTTGGACGAAGCAGACCGAATGCTCGACATGGGATTCTATGACGACATCATGCAAATAGTGAAATACCTGCCTAAAGAACGGCAGACTATCATGTTCTCTGCAACTATGCCTGCCAAAATACAGCAATTGGCAAATACAATCCTGAATAATCCGTCAGAAATAAAACTGGCTGTCTCAAAACCTGCCGAAAAGATTATCCAGGCTGCTTACGTTTGCTACGAAAACCAAAAATTGGGAATTATACGTAGCCTTTTCGCCGACGAGGTTCCCGAACGTGTCATCATCTTCGCATCTTCAAAAATCAAAGTTAAAGAAGTCGCCAAGGCTTTGATGGCGATGAAATTGAATGTAGGAGAAATGCACTCGGATCTTGAGCAGGCCCAACGGGAAACAGTAATGCACGAATTTAAAGCCGGGCGAGTTAATATACTGGTAGCGACAGATATTGTGGCACGCGGCATTGACATTGATGATATTCGTCTGGTTATCAACTTCGACGTCCCTCACGACAGTGAAGATTATGTGCACCGCATCGGGCGTACGGCACGTGCCAATAACGATGGAGTAGCGCTTACATTTGTCAGCGAAAAAGAGCAGAGTAATTTCAAGAGCATTGAGAATTTCCTGGAAAAAGATATTTATAAGATTCCCATCCCGGCAGAATTAGGGGAAGCTCCGGAATACAAGCCACGCTCTTTCAGCAAAAGCAGGTACGGCAGCAACCCTAAAAGAAGAAATTTTCGGGGGAAAAACGGCAATAACAACAAAAGTAAGAACCGCCCCTCTCCCAGACAACAAAATTAG
- a CDS encoding DUF4738 domain-containing protein, whose translation MMKYVVLSLMVIFSVSCGGNKNPNFLELEEEDIAAKELLQGIWLDDETESPLMRVEGDTIYYADSQSAPITFKVMRDTLYTYGNDTAYYKIDKQAEHIFWFHSITDNIIKLHKSEDPNDSLSFVRREVVIPTYTEVTKRDSVVTYNGTRYRAYVYINPTKIRVVKTTYSEDGISMDNVYYDNVMHICVYEGKKSLFASDVTKQMFAQVVPADFLPQAILSDTKFVKVDRNGFHYQAVLAIPESSVYSIAEIEVGFDGKLTITSTK comes from the coding sequence ATGATGAAATATGTAGTGCTATCGTTGATGGTGATTTTTTCTGTGTCATGTGGCGGCAATAAAAATCCAAATTTTCTTGAACTGGAGGAAGAGGATATAGCTGCTAAGGAACTGTTGCAGGGAATTTGGCTGGACGATGAAACGGAGAGTCCGTTGATGCGGGTAGAGGGGGATACGATCTATTATGCAGATAGCCAAAGTGCTCCGATTACATTTAAGGTTATGCGGGATACGCTTTACACGTATGGAAATGATACGGCTTACTACAAGATAGATAAGCAGGCGGAACATATATTCTGGTTTCATTCCATTACGGACAACATAATCAAACTGCATAAATCTGAGGATCCGAATGATTCGTTGTCATTTGTTCGTCGTGAAGTGGTTATACCGACTTATACGGAAGTGACAAAACGGGATAGTGTGGTGACATACAATGGCACTCGCTATCGCGCTTATGTATATATTAATCCTACCAAAATTAGAGTTGTCAAGACGACTTATTCCGAAGACGGGATTAGCATGGACAATGTGTATTACGACAATGTGATGCACATTTGTGTGTACGAAGGCAAGAAAAGTTTGTTTGCCAGTGATGTGACCAAGCAGATGTTTGCTCAGGTTGTTCCCGCTGATTTCCTGCCGCAGGCTATTCTATCCGATACGAAGTTTGTAAAAGTAGACCGGAATGGTTTTCATTATCAAGCAGTTTTAGCCATTCCGGAAAGTTCTGTATATAGCATTGCGGAGATAGAAGTGGGTTTCGATGGTAAACTGACTATCACTTCCACTAAATAA
- a CDS encoding UDP-glucose dehydrogenase family protein gives MKIAIVGTGYVGLVTGTCFAEIGVDVTCVDTNSEKIESLKKGVIPIYENGLEEMVLRNMKAKRLKFTTSLESCLDDVEVVFSAVGTPPDEDGSADLKYVLEVARTIGRNMKQYKLVVTKSTVPVGTAGKVRAVIQEELNKRGVNIHFDVASNPEFLKEGNAISDFMSPDRVVVGVESERAQKLMSKLYKPFLLNNFRVIFMDIPSAEMTKYAANSMLATRISFMNDIANLCEIVGADVNMVRSGIGSDTRIGRKFLYPGIGYGGSCFPKDVKALIKTAEQNGYKMRVLSAVEEVNEQQKSVLFEKLVKHFNGDLKGKTVALWGLAFKPETDDMREAPALILIDKLLKAGCQVRAYDSAAMQECKRRIGDTIYYACDMYDAVLDADALMLVTEWKEFRLPSWAVIKKTMAQQVVLDGRNIYDKKEMEELGFVYYCIGK, from the coding sequence ATGAAAATAGCAATTGTAGGAACCGGATATGTAGGTCTGGTGACAGGTACATGCTTTGCTGAAATTGGCGTGGATGTGACTTGCGTAGATACTAACAGTGAGAAAATCGAATCTTTGAAAAAGGGTGTCATTCCTATTTATGAAAATGGATTGGAAGAGATGGTGCTTCGCAATATGAAAGCGAAACGATTGAAGTTTACTACCTCACTGGAGAGTTGCCTCGATGATGTGGAAGTAGTATTCAGTGCTGTCGGTACGCCTCCTGATGAGGACGGCAGCGCCGATCTGAAATATGTGCTGGAGGTAGCCCGGACTATCGGTCGCAATATGAAACAATATAAATTGGTTGTTACCAAAAGTACGGTTCCGGTGGGTACTGCCGGCAAGGTTCGTGCGGTTATTCAAGAGGAGTTGAATAAGAGAGGGGTGAATATCCATTTTGATGTGGCTTCAAATCCGGAATTTCTAAAGGAAGGAAATGCGATCAGCGACTTTATGAGCCCGGACCGTGTAGTAGTGGGAGTGGAGTCGGAACGTGCGCAGAAACTGATGTCGAAGCTGTATAAACCGTTCTTGCTAAATAACTTCCGCGTTATCTTTATGGATATCCCGTCAGCGGAGATGACTAAATATGCGGCAAATTCTATGTTGGCAACCCGCATCAGTTTTATGAATGACATAGCAAACTTGTGCGAGATTGTGGGTGCCGACGTGAATATGGTACGTAGCGGAATCGGTTCGGATACGCGCATCGGACGTAAATTCTTGTATCCGGGAATCGGCTATGGCGGTTCTTGTTTCCCGAAAGATGTGAAAGCCCTTATCAAAACGGCAGAACAGAATGGATATAAAATGCGGGTGCTCAGTGCTGTGGAAGAGGTAAACGAGCAACAGAAAAGTGTTCTGTTTGAAAAGCTGGTGAAGCACTTTAATGGTGACCTGAAAGGAAAAACGGTTGCTTTGTGGGGACTGGCTTTCAAACCGGAGACTGATGATATGCGTGAAGCTCCGGCTTTGATCCTGATTGATAAGCTGTTGAAGGCCGGCTGTCAGGTACGTGCATACGATTCTGCTGCCATGCAGGAGTGCAAGCGCAGGATCGGAGATACAATCTATTATGCTTGCGATATGTATGATGCGGTGCTTGATGCGGATGCGCTGATGTTGGTTACCGAATGGAAGGAATTCCGTCTGCCCTCATGGGCTGTCATAAAGAAAACGATGGCACAGCAGGTTGTATTGGACGGACGTAACATTTACGATAAGAAAGAGATGGAAGAACTCGGATTCGTTTACTATTGCATTGGTAAATGA
- the rfbC gene encoding dTDP-4-dehydrorhamnose 3,5-epimerase, with product MNYIQTEIDGVWLIEPKVFSDERGYFMEAFKKEEFEANIGPVDFVQDNESKSSFGVLRGLHYQKGEHSQAKLVRVIKGEVLDVAVDLRKSSPTFGKHVCVLLSEENKRQFFIPRGFAHGFAVLSDEAIFTYKVDNKYAPQSEASIIYNDATLGIDWPLAESQMLLSPKDKEGTAFKDAVYFE from the coding sequence ATGAACTATATACAGACAGAAATAGACGGAGTATGGCTGATAGAGCCTAAAGTTTTCTCCGACGAACGTGGCTACTTTATGGAAGCTTTTAAGAAAGAGGAGTTTGAGGCTAATATCGGTCCTGTTGATTTTGTACAGGATAATGAATCCAAGTCTTCCTTTGGGGTATTACGCGGATTGCATTATCAGAAAGGTGAACATAGCCAGGCTAAACTGGTTCGTGTTATCAAAGGAGAAGTGCTGGATGTTGCTGTGGATTTGCGCAAATCATCGCCTACGTTCGGAAAGCATGTATGTGTGTTGTTGAGCGAAGAGAATAAGAGACAGTTTTTCATTCCACGTGGTTTTGCGCATGGATTTGCCGTATTGAGCGACGAAGCCATTTTCACATACAAGGTAGATAATAAGTATGCTCCGCAAAGTGAGGCTTCCATTATATATAATGACGCGACATTGGGTATAGATTGGCCGCTTGCCGAGTCGCAGATGTTGCTATCTCCTAAAGACAAGGAGGGAACGGCTTTCAAAGATGCGGTGTATTTTGAATAA
- a CDS encoding HU domain-containing protein, which yields MIELAQHIEVLLLENDCVIVPGFGGFVAHYAPATHVKEENLFLPPTRTIGFNPQLKLNDGVLVQSYMAVHDTSFADASRIVEKEVNEFISLLHEEGKAHLENIGEIHYNIYGNYEFIPYDYKLTTPSLYGLDSFEMHELAALPQKEKVLIPLINPEKEKKTYEISINRTFLRNAAAMIAAIVLFFAFSTPVENTYVQKNNYAQLLPNELFEQIEEQSVAMTPVPVKHDARPQRAKKAKTPKPIAVKEVKVAKPQTVPAPSVKPQANTNHPYHIIVAGGISLKDAEAMANRLNAKGFAEAKALNTDGKVRVSIRSFSNREEATKQLLELRKNETYKNAWLLAK from the coding sequence ATGATTGAATTAGCACAACATATAGAGGTTTTATTGCTGGAAAACGACTGCGTCATCGTTCCGGGATTTGGTGGATTCGTTGCACATTACGCACCTGCAACTCATGTAAAAGAAGAAAATCTTTTCTTACCTCCTACCCGTACGATAGGATTCAATCCGCAACTGAAACTGAACGACGGAGTGTTGGTGCAATCATATATGGCCGTTCACGACACTAGCTTCGCTGACGCCAGCCGCATAGTAGAAAAAGAGGTGAACGAATTCATCTCCCTTCTTCATGAAGAAGGCAAAGCCCATTTGGAGAATATCGGTGAAATCCATTATAATATTTATGGCAATTACGAGTTCATTCCGTACGATTATAAGCTAACCACTCCTTCTTTATACGGATTGGATTCTTTTGAGATGCACGAGCTTGCCGCCCTGCCACAAAAGGAAAAAGTGTTAATACCACTCATCAATCCGGAGAAAGAAAAGAAGACTTATGAAATCAGTATCAACCGTACATTCCTCCGCAATGCAGCAGCCATGATTGCCGCCATTGTGTTGTTCTTCGCTTTTTCCACTCCGGTAGAGAATACCTACGTTCAGAAGAACAATTACGCACAGTTGTTACCTAACGAGCTTTTTGAACAAATAGAAGAACAGTCGGTTGCAATGACTCCTGTTCCGGTAAAGCACGATGCGAGACCACAGAGAGCCAAGAAAGCTAAAACACCAAAGCCCATTGCTGTGAAAGAAGTTAAAGTGGCGAAACCGCAAACAGTTCCTGCGCCATCGGTAAAGCCACAAGCTAATACGAATCATCCTTACCATATTATAGTAGCGGGAGGTATCAGCCTTAAAGATGCGGAAGCTATGGCAAACCGGTTAAATGCCAAAGGATTTGCGGAAGCAAAAGCTCTGAATACCGATGGTAAAGTACGTGTCAGTATCCGCTCATTCAGCAACCGTGAAGAAGCGACGAAACAGTTGTTGGAACTTAGAAAAAACGAAACTTACAAAAATGCCTGGTTACTGGCAAAATAA
- a CDS encoding FHA domain-containing protein, whose translation MKRVLCPKCENYLYFDETKYSEGQSLVFVCEHCGKQFSIRLGKSKVKALRKEENLEEEAESHKEEFGYITVIENIFGFKQILPLQEGDNVIGRRCVGTVINTPIESGDMSMDRRHCIINVKRNKQGKLIYTLRDAPSLTGTFLMNEILGDKDRIRIEDGAIVTIGATTFILHTAE comes from the coding sequence ATGAAACGAGTTCTTTGTCCCAAATGTGAGAATTACCTTTATTTTGATGAAACCAAGTATAGTGAAGGTCAGTCACTTGTATTTGTATGCGAGCATTGCGGCAAGCAATTCAGTATCCGGCTTGGAAAAAGTAAAGTCAAAGCTCTCCGGAAAGAAGAGAATTTGGAAGAAGAGGCAGAATCCCATAAAGAAGAATTCGGATATATCACAGTAATTGAGAATATATTCGGATTCAAACAAATACTTCCACTACAAGAGGGTGACAATGTGATAGGACGGCGTTGTGTGGGAACAGTCATCAATACTCCCATCGAAAGCGGAGACATGAGCATGGACCGCCGCCACTGCATTATCAATGTCAAGCGCAATAAGCAAGGAAAACTAATCTATACTTTGCGGGACGCTCCCAGCCTGACAGGTACATTTCTCATGAATGAGATCTTGGGTGATAAAGACCGTATCCGCATCGAAGATGGAGCTATTGTGACTATCGGAGCCACCACATTTATACTGCATACGGCGGAATAG
- a CDS encoding RipA family octameric membrane protein: MCNSKLNPCDQICKKQVAYDKAVEAYQFHVQRYHTWVNYYAIFVGALFVAFYTIMSQTDFEIYCYCIKDTKFRCELVLPWLIALLGWFASICWLASIIGHCAWMNSWIEIVKKRERNFLDDSDFVYSRIVLSTDQKRKERKMYGGNSDRRRFLPEFISTQKITQIFVSVVIIAWIVVLLFLGLLSNPCWYLFIIGVLFWGGVTVWIRHFLLHRVGGCISSNIGRIEV, from the coding sequence ATGTGTAACTCAAAATTAAATCCTTGCGACCAAATTTGTAAGAAACAAGTCGCATACGACAAGGCCGTTGAAGCCTATCAATTCCATGTACAACGTTATCATACATGGGTTAACTATTACGCCATTTTTGTTGGTGCTTTGTTTGTGGCGTTTTATACCATTATGTCGCAAACTGATTTTGAAATTTACTGCTATTGTATCAAAGATACAAAATTTCGCTGTGAGTTAGTATTGCCGTGGTTAATTGCCTTGCTCGGCTGGTTTGCTTCTATATGCTGGTTAGCAAGTATTATTGGGCATTGTGCTTGGATGAATAGTTGGATAGAAATAGTAAAGAAAAGAGAACGTAATTTCTTGGATGATTCTGATTTTGTTTATTCTAGAATTGTATTATCCACAGACCAAAAGCGGAAAGAACGAAAAATGTATGGGGGAAATAGTGATAGGCGTAGATTCTTGCCGGAATTTATCTCTACACAGAAAATAACACAAATATTTGTGTCTGTAGTAATTATTGCATGGATTGTTGTACTGCTTTTTCTAGGGTTACTATCTAATCCGTGTTGGTACTTATTTATTATTGGAGTATTATTTTGGGGTGGAGTAACTGTGTGGATCAGGCATTTTCTTCTCCATAGAGTAGGTGGATGTATATCATCAAATATTGGTCGTATAGAAGTATAG